The region TCACGTCTATCAAGGCGTTGGCGATAAATTTGAAGTAGCAAGCGAGATATTAAAATTTGAAGGGCTTAGCTTTAAAAACGCAGCAGCTATCGGCGATGACTATAATGACTATAAAATTTTAGACGCAGTTGCTTGGAGCTTTAAGCCAAAAGATGCCATTAAAGAGCTTGATGTAAAGACAAAGCTAAAGCACAAAGGTGGCAATGGCGCTGTTAGAGAGATGATCGAGATGATCATAAAATCAGAAAATTTATATGACGAGTGGTCTAAGCGTTGGTTGTAAAAATTTTCTACTTCGTCGTGGCCATTTTTAGTGCTGTGATGATATTTTTAGCGGCTCAAGACCCATACTTAGCAAACGTGCTAAAGGTTGATACAAAGATATCAAATATGCAGGTAAATGATGTGGTTGATTACGAGATAAACTCGACTAAGATAAGCGGAATTTACGAGGCTGACGAGCTAAACAGATATAGCGACAGGGATGAATTTTTAGACTTTAAAGCGAGAATTTTAAGGGGAAATTTAAGACATTTTCTAAGCTCAGATAAGGCTATCTCGCAAAACGATGAGATAATCTTTCAAAAAAATGCAAACTATGAAAATAATGATAGTTTGAAATTTAAAAGCGATGAAGTTATATATAACACAAAGACAAAAATAGTAAGATCAGAGGCAAATTTCACCATCACTAGAAATGGCGACAAAGTACTAGGCGATAGTGGAAGCTACGATCTAAATAAAAAACAAACGCAGATAAAAGGGTTAAGGGCATGGGTAGAAGAAAAGCAGCGATTTTAGCGATGATTTTGGGCTTTACATTTTTAAATGCAGAGCAGGTTGAGATCACTTCAAACGATTTTTTTGCTGACGAAAACAAGCAGATCAGCGAATTTGTAGGCAATGTAAATATCAAAAAAGGCTCATACGATGAGCTAAAGGCAAACAAAGTCGTTGTGCATTTTGATAAAAAGCGCCAACCAGTAAAATATGTAGCCACAGGCAACGCTAGAGCTAAAATTTTCATGAAAGATAAGCACTATGAAGGCAAGGGCGATACGCTCACATATGAGCCTGCAAAGCAGATATACACAGTAACTGGCAACGGCTATTTGCACGAGGTAGAGACTGATAAAAATGTCTATGGTGACAAGATCGTGGTCAATCAAAAAGATGGCACATATAGCGTAAATAGCGATGAGAAAAAGCCGGTTAAATTTATCTTTCAAATAGAGGATAAAACCAAGTGATAAGAGCTTTGAGCGCTAAATTTATCACTTCAAGCCCAAGCATAAAGGAGGCTCCAAGCTTTGTGACAAGCGAAGTGGTCTTTTTGGGCAGGTCAAATGTGGGTAAAAGTAGCCTCATAAACGCACTTGTAAATCAAAAAAATTTAGCCAAAAGCTCATCAACTCCTGGCAAAACGCAGCTTATAAATTTCTTTGAGGCTGAGTTTTGTGAGGAAAAGGAAGAGAGTGAAAAAGAGAAATTTAAGCTCATCTTGGTCGATCTACCAGGCTTTGGCTACGCAAAAGTTGCAAAGTCAAAACATGACGAGTGGCGCAAAAATTTAGATGAGTTTTTGAAATTTAGAAGCGACATCAGACTTTTTATACATCTAATCGACGCTAGACATTTTGACTTAGACATCGACGTAAACGTGGATTCTTACCTAAAAAGCTTTTTAAGAGCTGATCAGAAAATCTTAAATTTATACACAAAAAGCGACAAGCTAAATCAAAGCCAAAAGAGTGCGATAATAAAATTTGACCCAAGTGGCATTTTGGTCTCGACACTCAGCAAAAGCGGCATCGACAAGGCACGGGAAGCTATCATAAACCACGCTCTTGGTAGGTAAAATGCAAACCATAAGCAGCTTAGACATTAAAATTTTTAAAGGCTTTTGGTGGGTCATTTTTTTGCTCTCTTACGAGATCGCAACTACGCAGTTTGGCTTCTTGCCGCCACTTATTGGCATCTTTTTTACATATATGATTTTGGAGTATTCAAGAAAGCAAAAGCAGTATAATGAGTTTAAGCCCTCGTGGTATTTTTCACTCGTTTTCTTGGTCTTTGCTGAGCAAATTCATGGCTTTTATCTCTTCTCAACCATCATTGCATTTTTGCTATTTTACAACTTCGTGCTGGACTGGCTCTACACGACGATGAAGTGGCGAAACTGCCTGCTTGTAATCTTTGTCGCCTCTGGCTATGTGTTAACCTTTCTTGTAAATAACCTTTTTGCCTACGTCTTAAACGAGCCAAATTTGACTTTTAGCGCAGAGTATCTGTTTTTCATAGCGCTTGAAAGTGTGCTTGCTATAGTGCTTTTTAGGGACAAAGTGCTATGAGGATGCGTATCGTTTTTGGCGTGATCGCTCTTTTTTGGATCATGCTTTTGGGGCGGATTTACCACCTAAGCGTTAATTCAAATACCTACTACAACGAGATCGCCGAGCAAAATGCGATAAAAACTATCTACATCCCGCCAGTTAGAGGCATCATCTTTGATGCGCACGACAAGCCTATGGCGGTCAATCGTCTTGGCTTTTCTATCTATGTAAA is a window of Campylobacter concisus DNA encoding:
- a CDS encoding KdsC family phosphatase, encoding MIEIIFLDVDGCLTDGKIIYNVNGEELKFFDVKDGYAIESWLKLGKKVAIITGRKSAIVERRAEDLKINHVYQGVGDKFEVASEILKFEGLSFKNAAAIGDDYNDYKILDAVAWSFKPKDAIKELDVKTKLKHKGGNGAVREMIEMIIKSENLYDEWSKRWL
- the lptC gene encoding LPS export ABC transporter periplasmic protein LptC gives rise to the protein MVVKIFYFVVAIFSAVMIFLAAQDPYLANVLKVDTKISNMQVNDVVDYEINSTKISGIYEADELNRYSDRDEFLDFKARILRGNLRHFLSSDKAISQNDEIIFQKNANYENNDSLKFKSDEVIYNTKTKIVRSEANFTITRNGDKVLGDSGSYDLNKKQTQIKGLRAWVEEKQRF
- the lptA gene encoding lipopolysaccharide transport periplasmic protein LptA, with the translated sequence MGRRKAAILAMILGFTFLNAEQVEITSNDFFADENKQISEFVGNVNIKKGSYDELKANKVVVHFDKKRQPVKYVATGNARAKIFMKDKHYEGKGDTLTYEPAKQIYTVTGNGYLHEVETDKNVYGDKIVVNQKDGTYSVNSDEKKPVKFIFQIEDKTK
- the yihA gene encoding ribosome biogenesis GTP-binding protein YihA/YsxC gives rise to the protein MIRALSAKFITSSPSIKEAPSFVTSEVVFLGRSNVGKSSLINALVNQKNLAKSSSTPGKTQLINFFEAEFCEEKEESEKEKFKLILVDLPGFGYAKVAKSKHDEWRKNLDEFLKFRSDIRLFIHLIDARHFDLDIDVNVDSYLKSFLRADQKILNLYTKSDKLNQSQKSAIIKFDPSGILVSTLSKSGIDKAREAIINHALGR